DNA sequence from the Leptospiraceae bacterium genome:
CAAAAACTTCGGTAAGTCTTACAGGGATTTATGAAAAAGGATTTGGTTCTGCTCGAATTATTTCCTCAAGCCCCGCTCACCCGCTAATCTATAAAAATGTAACTCTATATTTAACTGCCAGTACTTTTAATTGAATCTCCATTACAGAGCAGAGCTACATTCGTCTGAAGTCCTGAGTGTATGCGCCTGAAAAGAATAAAGGAGTATTCAGCAAATATTAATAATTGACTAATAATACGGCTCAGCCAGAGTTCTGACGTTAATAAAATCTATCTTCTCTCCATTTTGCTTGTGTCCGCCGTGACCATAAAAGTCAAAATAAAGATCATTCATTGCTTTTGAATCTTCATCTGTCGTGCGCAGGAATTGCTCTTTTTTGTAAGCAACTAAGTCGAGCATGAAAAGAAACCATGTGTCCGTTTCTGCTGTTGGGTAGGGCACATCATTGTTTCCTACAGGTGCATAGAAAGCGGAGATGGATTCAGGAAAATCAAAGGAATAAACCACATGTCCAATAAAGACATATGAACCATGGGATACTTCTAACAGTATGGAATTCCCGTCAAACTCTGGCCCATAACCCCCGCTCCACTCGGTCATGGGAGTTTTTTCGCTCTTGCCGATCCATATTTTATTCACGTTCTTAAATTGTCCCAGCAGAAGGGAATACCAGCAATGATCGGAATATCGATCGATATTCCGCAAAAATCGGTTGGGATCGTGGCTATACACATATACATCGACTCCATTTTCGATGACCAGGAAGGGACGACCTCCGTTGTCAAGGACAAGCCAGCGCTCACCCTCTTCGGTATGCTGATAAGGAACTGCGCGTGTTCTGGATGGGCTTGTCATGTATTGACGCACCCAATTCTCATCCGGAGGCTCTCTCACTTCATAATTCTCAAGGACAGGTTGTTCCACAGTTGAAAATAGGTTGAAGTCAATCCATGGATAATAATATAGAGGACTGGAACCTTTTTTTCCGTGTTTGGAATTCCAATGGCTTATTTCATTAGTTTCTTTGTCCCGTTCCAATACCTCTTTGTAAAACACCAATTCTTCTAAAGGAGGCGCTTCTTCTTTTGTGTTGCTTTCGTCAATGTTCATCTTCTTTTCCAGCTAACCCTATAAAGTATATTTCGGTGAAAGTCTAACATAGATTAATTTAAACCTTATGTAATTATTCTATCAGGAAATCTCCTTTCAACGTGAATGTGTAAGAAGAGTGTAAACCTATCCCCTACCCCTTTCCTAATTCGCGTGCGCAGGAAAGGGGGGATGAGAGGTAGAAGGGCTTTAGCCCGATAATAAAGGATATTCCTTAAAAGAAAAAAACATACAGGCTGGCCGCCCGGCATTGGAAGCCTGACTTTCCAAAAGGAAGCAAGTTCTGTAATAATAACTAATCGCTAATATCTAAACAGCCGGACGCTGTGCTTCGGCGCGCTTTGCTTGCTCAGCAACCACATCCGGCTGGGAAAAAAAGGGCGCCGCACCAGGCGACCCACCGGTGGGTCGCTTTCGTGGGTAGATTATTTATTTTGTTTTCTTTTCTTTAAAGACTCCGGATTTCTCCTGTCATGCCAGACGGCGACTATTGAAATCAGGGTTTCTTTGAGAACGTAATAGAGGGAGGAAGGGAAACGCTTTAGCTTCATTTTCCATGAGAAACCCCCTGAAGACTCCCAGTTTTAAAATGCTGGCCGCTGGTAGCTAATTGCTGAAAGCTGCTTTTAAACATGTAATGCCTCCAGATCCCTTTCTACTTCTTCCCTTGAAAAACCGGGATGCGGGTTTTCTTCCATACGTTTCAAGCGGATGGACAGATTATATTCTGTCTCTACAGTAGGGGTGAAAACCACGACAACTGTGTAAGTTCCGGGTTCTACGGCCTGCGGTAACCTGGCGGTAAGGGTTCCATCCTCGGCGACCGTGGCTTCTACTTCGTAGTGTTGCATATAGGCTCCTTTTATTTTCCAAATCAAGCTTTCATCGACTTTCTCGGCCACTGAGTGAGTGCTGGCTTCTACCCTTCGGATGCTGAGTGAAATTTATTGCTTCTGCAATAAATTTAGTATCGAAGCACCGAAGTGACTTGACGGCATGACCGAAGAAGAGAAATGCTTGGGTTGTTGATATTTACTATATATTATATCGCAAAAATCAACAATAAAATTGCGAAAAATAATAATTCATGAATAAAGAAAATTATAAAGAACTTTTTACTTTTTTAGGTATGAGGCAAAAAGATTTCGCTCAAAAATATGGTGTCCAAGCTTCAAATTTAAGCGATATTGTAAACGGTAGAGCCAAACATCTTCCAATCGATGTCATTCTAAAACTAAATGAGGAATATGGAATCAGCATCAAATGGCTGGTAAATGGAACTGGTGATATGTTGGGTATTCAAAATAGTGAGTCTTTGACCGAAGATGAAAAGGTATTATTTAAAGAAGTTCGTGAAAATCCTAAGCTTATGGGTTTCTTAAAAGGTTTTATTGAATTACTTAAAAAAAATCTGTAAGTATCTCTTCCTTTCGTTACGATTCGGTTTAAACCGAGGCCTGATAGAGTGTAGGACAGCAAAAATACCAATTCATTAATGACAAAATCTTTTAAAATAAGGAATTCCTGAGAAGAAGGAAAAATAGGATTTCTCTCCAAAAATAAGCAAATCTCCGGATTAGAAACAAAATGCGGTTCCTTCAAAAATGCCTTTAAGAAACTCAATACTGCCTTTTTATTAAAATCTCTACTTTCATTCATATCCCACATACTATTTTTATGTATAGTTTTCTGTAAAGCAAATCTCTATTTTCGCCTTTCCTTTTTTTGTTGTCTTTTTGCAGGGAATGTTATTAAGATGTTAAAGTGCGGTAAAAATCCTGACTCCACCAGCATATAAGACGTTGAAGTGATTACGATTTTTAGTAACATACGGATATATACTACACGCTCGAAACGTTAAGCGGTATTTTATCTGGCTTTAATAATGCAATATGTAATATTGATATTGGTATTTAAAGAGAGTTAAAGAAAATCCATCATAAACAAGTAGGAGAACACGATGAAAGCTATTGGTTTTATTACTATAACCTTCTGGATTATATCTTTTATAAGTTGCGAAGATCAAGATAAAGAATATAATAAAGGAAAGACGAATACTACATTTTGGCTTGAACTTATTCGTACAAAAAAAGAAGCCGATTATAGAGAAAAATATAGTTGTAAATCTACAGGATATGAAATTTCCAATGAAAATAATGGAACAATAAAATTCAAATTAATAGGAAATGAAAATTGTACGACAGCAATTTATTATGAGATATGTCTACAAGGACAGGTATATAGAGAAAAAGAAAATGATTGCAAAGGAACAGGTGACGAATCCAATCTTTATGGTGCTCAGTTAATACAGGCAGGATTAAGCAGTAGTGATGGTTCAGGAATGTATCCAAACCTGGCATCTTGTCAATATGATAATGAAGGTTTTTTAGGCTGGGATTGGTGGGAAGTTGCTTACTTAAGTCACTATAATGATGTTAAAGCAATTTTAGATACTTTGATAAAAGCAAATCCAACTTTAGATGGTATTGAAGTTTGGAATGGAACAAATTTTAATACAATTAAAATTCCAAATGGTGAAATAATAAGGCAGAACGGTAAAATAAAAAAATACACACTATGCATGATAGAAGTAATTGAGTAATACACAATAGAAGAAGATTTAGTTAAATTTGGTGTATTAAAAGAAGATATTGTTTTAGGATTACAACCTCCATCCTATAGAAAGTTCACAGAATATGCTGTGGCTTAATAGTGGTATATCAAAAAACAGCTCTCTAACAAGAGAATGTCCAACAGACCCATTTTAGCCACCGTCACATCGGACGATTCTCAGGACGTTAGACGAAATTGATTTGAAGAGCCGGCGTCCGTGCCGGCTAAGAGAAGAGGGAATAAAACAGAGGGATAAGACATGATTGGTGATAAAAGAAAATGCATGGGCTTGGTCACATTTATAATTCATCTATCGCTACGGTGGATACGCAGAGAACAATAGTGGACATTTTCCTAAAAAATTAAAGGAGAAAGAATTTTGAATAATGAATATTTATTAAAAAAAATTGAAGAATTAGAAAAAGAAAATCAAACTCTTAAAAATGAAATAGCCCAGGATAAATACAAACATATTTTGGAGAAAGCAGAAGAAATTGCAAATATGGGATCGGGTGTATGGGATATTATTAACGATAAATGGATTTTTTCAAAAAATTGGTTAAAAATTATGGGCTTATCAGACCCTATAAATTCAAAGGAAGAACTTATGTCTATAGCTCATCCCGATGATGTTCAAAAAATCGATCATGCTTATCAGAATGCATTTAAGGGACTAAAACCTGCAGAATTCGAACATAGAATTATAAGAAAAAATGATAGAAAAATACGTTATATAAGATCGATGAATGAAGTTATATTTAATGAAAAGAATCAACCTATTAAATTGTTTGGGACCTCACAAGATATAACAGCTCAAAAACAAATCGAACAAGCATTAAAAGAAAGCGAAGCAAAATTCAGGTCTATTGTAAAAAACTCAACGCCTATAATTTTCACAATTGATTTAGAAGGTAGATTTATTATATCAGAAGGCAAAAGTCTGGATGCACTTGGACTAAAACCGGGGCAGATTGTTGGTATGTCGGCTTTTGAGATATATAAAGATTATCCTGCAATAATACATGGTGTTAAAGAAGCTATGGCAGGCAAAACTTTCAGGGATATTATTAAAGTCGGAGAAACATATTTCGATATATTTTATGCACCAAACAAAGATGATTTTGGGAATTTTAAGTCAATCATAGGTATGGCTATTGATATTACCAATCAAAAAATCATAGAACAGGACTTAAAAGAAGCTCTTGAAAATAGAGAAATACTCCTGCATGAAGTCCACCACCGTATAAAAAACAATATCATTTCTATTGAAGGCTTATTATCATTACAATTAGAATCTATCAGCAACCCAGAAGCTGTTTCTGCATTACAGGTTGCTATTACTCGAGTTCAAGGCATGCGTATCCTCTATGACAAGTTATTGTTCAGTAAAAGTTATCAGGAAATCTCCATAAAAGAATACACTGAAAGCCTTGTTGATGCGATTGTTGCA
Encoded proteins:
- a CDS encoding XisI protein; translated protein: MEEDLVKFGVLKEDIVLGLQPPSYRKFTEYAVA
- a CDS encoding helix-turn-helix transcriptional regulator, which translates into the protein MNKENYKELFTFLGMRQKDFAQKYGVQASNLSDIVNGRAKHLPIDVILKLNEEYGISIKWLVNGTGDMLGIQNSESLTEDEKVLFKEVRENPKLMGFLKGFIELLKKNL
- a CDS encoding PAS domain S-box protein, translated to MNNEYLLKKIEELEKENQTLKNEIAQDKYKHILEKAEEIANMGSGVWDIINDKWIFSKNWLKIMGLSDPINSKEELMSIAHPDDVQKIDHAYQNAFKGLKPAEFEHRIIRKNDRKIRYIRSMNEVIFNEKNQPIKLFGTSQDITAQKQIEQALKESEAKFRSIVKNSTPIIFTIDLEGRFIISEGKSLDALGLKPGQIVGMSAFEIYKDYPAIIHGVKEAMAGKTFRDIIKVGETYFDIFYAPNKDDFGNFKSIIGMAIDITNQKIIEQDLKEALENREILLHEVHHRIKNNIISIEGLLSLQLESISNPEAVSALQVAITRVQGMRILYDKLLFSKSYQEISIKEYTESLVDAIVAVFPEIKYVSVKKQIADFNLNAKTIIQVGIIINELLTNIYKYAFKGRDGGQISIMLDRTENHVVLTIQDNGNGMEEKNDLNKSPGLGLTIVRMLSEQLGGTFTSENHKGTRSVLEFDI